A genomic window from Anticarsia gemmatalis isolate Benzon Research Colony breed Stoneville strain chromosome 6, ilAntGemm2 primary, whole genome shotgun sequence includes:
- the LOC142973799 gene encoding uncharacterized protein LOC142973799 yields the protein MTASDPNLIQANGKEKNGKTQNGTHEEKLWDPLTDGVKWIEKYSHHIENFFIKMPGYITSFVATLAIFTFGATLRGEWVVILVAAFKQMSGQTRNNLNSTSELLDLFTSRNLKLEHFWTIFISAHIVSFLIYFLIGGFIHWYFYVNRRHLAHEWKIQPDKWITPELERHEIKIGTMSLLVTGSFSAFLACYIYNGNPSTVYYQFDEYGWTWFFLQFPAIFLYSDYTTYILHRLYHTPWFYKHFHKLHHKYKQPTAFSVTAIHPVEIMHVQLTMCLPLFTVPIHWFPFYAVAIYVYYHGILDHSGVNFKSAWWQPWQPDAEFHDKHHELFHCNFGFNMFFWDQLHGTMRKPNREYTEETFHEGDLPESDLPEDSKTK from the exons ATGACGGCGTCAGACCCCAATCTTATACAGGCCAATGGCAAAGAAAAGAACGGCAAAACTCAAAATGGGACTCACGAAGAGAAACTATGGGATCCTCTCACAGATGGTGTGAAATGGATTGAGAAGTACTCCCATCATATAGAAAACTTCTTCATCAAGATGCCAGGGTATATCACTTCCTTCGTCGCTACTTTAGCTATCTTCACATTTGGAGCTACTCTAAGAG GAGAATGGGTGGTAATCCTAGTGGCAGCTTTCAAACAAATGTCGGGGCAGACTCGTAACAATTTGAACAGCACCTCCGAGCTGCTGGACCTGTTCACCTCAAGGAACCTGAAGTTGGAACACTTCTGGACTATCTTCATCAGTGCTCATATCGTCTCCTTCCTTATTTACTTCTTGATTGGAGGGTTCATACAT TGGTACTTCTACGTGAACAGGCGGCACTTAGCCCACGAATGGAAGATCCAGCCAGACAAGTGGATCACTCCCGAGCTCGAACGCCACGAGATCAAGATCGGTACCATGTCTCTCCTCGTCACCGGGTCCTTCTCCGCCTTCCTTGCCTGCTACATCTATAACGGCAACCCGTCTACTGTCTACTACCAGTTCGATGAGTACGGATGGACTTGGTTCTTCTTACAGTTCCCCGCCATCTTTCTTTACTCA GACTACACAACGTACATCCTTCACCGTCTGTACCACACCCCGTGGTTCTACAAACACTTCCACAAGCTCCACCATAAGTACAAGCAGCCTACGGCGTTCTCCGTCACTGCCATCCACCCGGTCGAGATCATGCATGTCCAGTTGACGATGTGCTTACCCCTGTTCACGGTTCCTATACATTGGT tCCCATTCTACGCAGTCGCCATCTACGTGTACTACCACGGTATCCTGGACCACTCCGGCGTGAACTTCAAGAGCGCGTGGTGGCAGCCGTGGCAGCCTGATGCAGAGTTCCATGACAAGCATCATGAGCTGTTCCATTGtaactttggattcaatatgTTCTTCTGGGATCAA CTTCACGGTACCATGAGGAAGCCAAACCGCGAATACACCGAAGAAACCTTCCATGAAGGCGATCTACCTGAGAGCGACCTACCAGAGGACAGcaagacaaaataa